One region of Clavibacter michiganensis subsp. tessellarius genomic DNA includes:
- a CDS encoding GNAT family N-acetyltransferase produces MHCTIAPVPWDDEDATLLRRAQRDELDLRYGGDTEPGTKPTAADVAVFLVARDDRGAPVGCGGIRMLPERPDGPRWAELKRMYVVPAARGTGVATALLRALEEAARALGVVDLVLETGDAQPDAMRFYAREGWAAIPCFGAYAGSAGSHCYGLTLA; encoded by the coding sequence ATGCACTGCACCATCGCGCCGGTCCCGTGGGACGACGAGGACGCGACCCTCCTCCGCCGCGCCCAGCGCGACGAGCTCGACCTCCGCTACGGCGGCGACACCGAGCCCGGCACGAAGCCCACGGCGGCCGACGTCGCCGTCTTCCTCGTCGCGCGCGACGACCGGGGCGCGCCCGTCGGCTGCGGCGGGATCCGGATGCTCCCCGAGCGCCCGGACGGCCCGCGGTGGGCGGAGCTCAAGCGCATGTACGTCGTGCCCGCCGCGCGCGGCACGGGCGTCGCCACCGCGCTCCTCCGGGCGCTCGAGGAGGCGGCGCGCGCCCTCGGCGTCGTCGACCTCGTGCTCGAGACCGGCGACGCGCAGCCCGACGCGATGCGGTTCTACGCCCGCGAGGGCTGGGCGGCCATCCCCTGCTTCGGCGCCTACGCGGGATCCGCGGGCTCGCACTGCTACGGGCTGACGCTCGCGTGA
- a CDS encoding GNAT family N-acetyltransferase has product MLIRPAEPRDIDDLLDIRNDAILHGTALWMDEPVDRAERERWYAATTAAGEPILIADIDGRVAGYGTYGQWRDKSGYRFSVEDSVYVREEFQGQGIGRALVEELIAHARAAGKRAMFADIEAGNAGSIRLHERLGFRRVGLLPGIGVKFGRSLDLAILHLPLEDAPRD; this is encoded by the coding sequence ATGCTGATCCGCCCCGCCGAGCCCCGCGACATCGACGACCTGCTGGACATCCGCAACGACGCGATCCTGCACGGCACGGCCCTCTGGATGGACGAGCCCGTCGACCGGGCCGAGCGCGAGCGCTGGTACGCGGCGACCACGGCCGCGGGCGAGCCCATCCTCATCGCCGACATCGACGGGCGCGTCGCCGGCTACGGCACCTACGGGCAGTGGCGCGACAAGTCCGGCTACCGCTTCTCGGTGGAGGACTCGGTCTACGTGCGCGAGGAGTTCCAGGGGCAGGGCATCGGCCGGGCGCTCGTGGAGGAGCTCATCGCGCATGCGAGGGCGGCGGGGAAGCGCGCGATGTTCGCGGACATCGAGGCCGGCAACGCGGGATCCATCCGGCTGCACGAGCGGCTCGGGTTCCGCCGGGTGGGGCTGCTGCCCGGCATCGGCGTCAAGTTCGGGCGGTCCCTCGACCTCGCGATCCTGCACCTCCCGCTCGAGGACGCGCCCCGCGACTGA